A region of Bacillus cabrialesii DNA encodes the following proteins:
- a CDS encoding nitroreductase family protein — protein sequence MPQTEQIHQHSALRDIIRSRRSIRKFKPEPVPSAVILDMLETAKYAPNHRVTEPWRFIYVSSETGKANLINTFASFSQKAKPDMTEEKLQNFKNTLGRVPGFLLVVFQQDENERARDDDFAATSSLIQNLQLLAWEKGIGMVWKSGKILYDKEVHQAFGLQDNERFAAIIQTGYPDEAPEVKKRTPIRERFTDM from the coding sequence ATGCCTCAAACCGAACAGATACATCAACATTCAGCACTGCGGGACATCATACGCAGCAGAAGGTCGATTCGAAAATTCAAGCCAGAGCCCGTGCCTTCAGCAGTCATTCTTGACATGCTTGAAACGGCAAAATATGCGCCAAATCACAGAGTGACAGAGCCGTGGAGATTTATTTACGTTTCCAGTGAGACAGGAAAAGCAAACCTGATCAACACATTTGCTTCGTTTTCTCAAAAAGCAAAGCCGGATATGACAGAGGAAAAACTGCAAAATTTCAAAAACACACTTGGACGCGTCCCGGGATTTCTGCTCGTCGTGTTCCAACAAGATGAAAACGAAAGAGCGCGAGACGATGATTTTGCGGCAACCAGCTCATTGATCCAAAACCTTCAGCTCCTCGCCTGGGAAAAAGGAATCGGCATGGTTTGGAAAAGCGGAAAAATCCTTTACGACAAAGAGGTGCATCAGGCCTTTGGTTTGCAGGATAATGAACGATTCGCCGCTATCATACAAACGGGCTATCCTGACGAAGCGCCGGAAGTGAAAAAACGCACGCCGATCCGTGAACGGTTCACCGACATGTAA
- a CDS encoding FecCD family ABC transporter permease: MKLRFGVTAAEKKAWIVFLVLLGLTAAVLIISAGLGQRFIPPLDVAKTFFGAGSKLDELMIMSFRMPRILTALCAGVCLAAAGAILQGLVRNPLASPDIIGITGGAAVAVVLVMMFFSDRSSSLTISLSWLPAAAFIGASAVGLIVYLLAYKNGASTFRLVLIGIGFSMSAQAMTTLLMIKGPIYRASQANVYITGSVYGSNWQHVKIAVILSAILLFICFIALKNMNIQVLGEDIAAGAGSAVQRNRFFLLLLSTALTGCAVSVAGTIGFVGLMAPHIARRLVGSSYGALLPASALIGALLVLTADIVGRTLFAPVEVPAGVFTAAIGAPYFIYLLYKTRNS; the protein is encoded by the coding sequence ATGAAACTTCGTTTTGGCGTTACCGCGGCTGAAAAGAAAGCATGGATCGTTTTTTTGGTTCTGCTGGGATTAACAGCGGCTGTACTGATCATAAGCGCCGGTCTCGGCCAAAGATTTATTCCTCCCTTGGATGTGGCAAAAACATTCTTTGGGGCAGGTTCCAAACTTGATGAACTGATGATCATGTCGTTCCGCATGCCAAGAATTTTGACCGCTTTATGCGCCGGCGTCTGTTTGGCAGCGGCAGGCGCGATATTGCAGGGGCTCGTCAGAAACCCTCTCGCATCCCCGGATATTATCGGAATAACGGGAGGAGCGGCGGTAGCGGTCGTGCTTGTGATGATGTTCTTCTCAGACCGCAGCAGTTCACTTACGATCAGTCTTTCATGGCTTCCGGCGGCCGCATTTATCGGCGCCTCGGCTGTTGGGCTTATCGTCTATTTATTGGCATACAAAAATGGTGCCTCCACATTTCGGCTGGTGCTTATCGGGATCGGATTTTCAATGTCGGCGCAAGCCATGACCACCCTGCTGATGATTAAAGGACCGATTTACCGGGCTTCACAAGCCAATGTGTATATCACTGGCTCAGTTTATGGGTCAAACTGGCAGCATGTAAAAATAGCTGTTATCTTATCTGCCATTCTCTTATTTATTTGTTTTATCGCGCTAAAAAATATGAATATACAGGTATTGGGCGAAGATATTGCGGCGGGTGCGGGAAGCGCCGTGCAGCGTAATCGTTTTTTCTTGCTCCTTTTAAGTACGGCTCTTACAGGCTGTGCGGTTTCGGTTGCCGGCACAATCGGCTTTGTCGGGCTGATGGCGCCCCATATTGCAAGGCGGCTCGTCGGCTCATCTTATGGCGCGCTGCTCCCGGCGTCGGCGCTCATCGGGGCATTGCTCGTCTTAACAGCTGACATCGTCGGCAGAACCTTATTTGCTCCGGTGGAAGTCCCAGCCGGCGTCTTTACAGCGGCTATCGGGGCTCCTTATTTTATTTATTTACTCTATAAAACGAGAAATTCTTGA
- a CDS encoding PhzF family phenazine biosynthesis isomerase, with protein MKEIEVLKYEAFTSSPGKGNPAGVVLQGDDYTEEEMQTIAERAGYSETSFIKKSESADLELRYFTPGHEMNLCGHATVASLYALCEKGMLESGKTYSIQTKAGILPVKIAEKEGRIHITLEQASPQFKPFTGDRKKLAGALGITEEDFHDDLPIVFGSTGIWTAIVPLKSLEASKKMVPDNKQFPDVLVDLPKASVHPFTFETVHPASDLHGRHFSSPYSGTIEDPVTGTASGVMGAYMKQYGRADQHEFIIEQGQEIGKDGKVEIEMIEEGGHVKVHMTGTAVYSETRILKI; from the coding sequence GTGAAAGAAATAGAGGTATTAAAGTATGAAGCATTTACAAGCAGTCCCGGCAAAGGAAACCCCGCAGGCGTCGTATTGCAGGGAGACGATTACACTGAAGAAGAGATGCAGACCATAGCTGAGCGTGCCGGATATTCAGAGACCTCCTTTATCAAGAAAAGCGAGTCGGCTGATCTTGAACTCCGTTACTTTACCCCTGGACACGAAATGAATTTGTGCGGCCATGCAACTGTTGCTTCTCTTTACGCATTATGTGAAAAAGGAATGCTGGAGAGCGGTAAAACGTACAGCATCCAAACCAAAGCCGGTATCCTGCCTGTGAAGATTGCTGAAAAAGAAGGCCGCATTCATATCACGCTTGAACAAGCTTCGCCGCAATTCAAACCATTTACAGGCGATCGGAAAAAACTTGCGGGCGCACTTGGAATCACTGAAGAAGATTTTCATGACGACCTTCCGATTGTTTTTGGCAGCACTGGCATATGGACAGCCATCGTTCCGCTTAAATCATTAGAGGCCTCCAAAAAAATGGTGCCGGATAACAAACAATTTCCGGACGTGTTAGTTGATCTGCCAAAGGCTTCCGTCCACCCGTTTACCTTTGAAACCGTGCATCCCGCAAGCGACCTGCACGGACGCCACTTTTCATCCCCGTATTCGGGAACGATAGAAGACCCTGTGACCGGCACAGCATCCGGCGTGATGGGGGCTTATATGAAACAGTACGGCCGTGCCGATCAGCATGAATTTATCATTGAACAAGGGCAGGAAATAGGGAAGGACGGAAAAGTGGAAATTGAAATGATTGAAGAAGGCGGTCATGTGAAAGTGCATATGACAGGAACGGCAGTTTACTCAGAAACCCGCATTCTGAAAATCTAA